The following coding sequences lie in one Apium graveolens cultivar Ventura chromosome 1, ASM990537v1, whole genome shotgun sequence genomic window:
- the LOC141707030 gene encoding uncharacterized protein LOC141707030 — MGHEIERCYKLTNLIKEKICDGKLAHYVDNSQPRRALHRDPDRVIDVISGGYSAGGSSNNSKKLYARDVYRIDSKRPCRNPTQVISFSDNDYSNDIIEDHHDALVITTKIGTNIVRKILVDNGSSVDILYYNSYSSMDLGDRKLDKAKGNPLYGFTGNEVKLVGVIDLSVLFGSHPCQIWRIVKFHVVNSSFNAIIGRTAIGPLKAIISIAHQKTSRKSYFGNSIPKKRSS, encoded by the coding sequence ATGGGCCATGAAATAGAGCGTTGCTACAAACTCACCAATCTTATCAAGGAAAAAATATGTGATGGCAAGTTAGCCCATTATGTGGATAACAGTCAGCCTCGTCGAGCGTTGCATCGTGATCCCGACAGAGTCATCGACGTTATTTCAGGAGGTTATTCAGCTGGTGGATCTTCTAACAATTCAAAGAAGTTGTATGCTAGAGATGTCTACAGGATCGACTCAAAAAGGCCTTGCAGGAACCCGACCCAAGTCATCTCTTTTTCGGACAATGATTACTCCAATGACATCATTGAAGACCACCATGACGCCTTGGTCATAACTACTAAGATTGGAACCAACATTGTGAGAAAGATTTTGGTGGATAATGGTAGCTCTGTGGACATCCTATATTACAATTCTTATTCAAGCATGGATTTGGGAGATAGAAAGCTCGACAAAGCAAAGGGAAACCCTCTCTATGGGTTTACAGGAAACGAGGTTAAACTTGTTGGAGTCATCGACCTCTCGGTGCTTTTTGGGTCCCATCCATGCCAAATTTGGCGAATTGTCAAATTTCATGTTGTCAACTCAAGCTTCAATGCCATTATAGGGCGAACCGCGATAGGTCCTCTCAAAGCAATCATTTCTATTGCCCATCAAAAAACTTCACGAAAAAGCTACTTCGGCAACTCTATACCTAAGAAACGCAGTTCATAA